The following DNA comes from Rhodopseudomonas boonkerdii.
AGCCGTTTCGATCGTTTGTGACAGACGTTCCTGCGCCACTTCCAGCCGCGCCCCTACCAATGAATTGGTATCGACGAGCTTGTCGACCTCCAGCAACTCCGCGCGCAGCGTGACGTTGCGCCCGGTCAACGCTCCAAGTTCCTTGCCGATATCGTCGTGCCGACCTGTCGTGGCTTCCTTGACGCCCTTTGCAATTGCAACCTGGCTCTTCGAGGCCGAAATGCGCAACGTTGTCGCGATCGAGTTCGATGAGATGAATGTCGCAGCCATATCGATTACCTCACCGCCTGAAGAAGGTTCTGAAACATCTGGTCGATCGTCGCGATCAACTTGGATGAAGCGGAAAATGTGCGCTCAATCTGGAGCATGAAGGACATTTCATCATCCATATTGACACCGTTGACATTGGAAAGCGCATCGGCGCTGCGCTCCAGCAGCGTTTGATTGTAAGTCGCCGCGTCACCAACCGTTTTGCGCTGAGCTTCCAGCCAGCTCACCGAGGACCCAGCAAAATCGATCAAGGTGCCACTGGGCTTGCCAAGCGCATTCGGATCAAACGGCCGGGCCGTGCCCATGTCATCCACAAGGCCTTGAATGCGCGCAAAGAAGCCTGCCTCTCCGCCGGCGTTGTAAATATAATTGGCGCCGTTGATACCGCCGTCGCGGATGAGGCTCGGATTGCCGCCCAGCGCCTGATCGACGGCGTCGGCGACCCTGATGGTGCCGGCCAGCCCGGGATTGATGACGCCCGGCGCTGGCATTGCCGGCCCACCGCTGTAGGTGAAGAGGCCAGTGAGGGCCGGGCCGCCGCCACCGCTCTGATCTTGCTCGGCGAAGATCTCGATCACACCACGGGCGATCTCATCGAGCTGGTTTTGATAAGTTACCAACTTGTCGTCGCGCAGTGCGGCAAGGCCGGCGAGTTTTCCGGATCCTATCGGCATAACCGAGTTGGCTCCGGTAACGGCGACACCGTCGATTACGACCGCATTTCCCGTCAAACCCGCTGTATAGGAATTGGTCGCGTCGAAGGTAACCGTCCGCGCCGTTTTTTCAAAAAGCGTCACACCAGAATCGGTATAGATGACCATGTCGTTGTTGGCGCGGGTGGTGAAAGTGACGCCAACTTCCTGTGACAGCTTTGAAAGAATGCTGTCGCGCATATCCAGGTGATCGGTGACATCGGCTCCGGCCGTGGTTCCCTTCACGATGGTTGTATTCACTTGCTCGAACTGGGCGAGCAATTCGTTGATGGTCCGGACTGAAGTCGCCATCTCGGCATCTGCGTCCGCACGCGCCTTCTGCACGGTCGTCGTCGAATCGTTCAGCGAGGTGGCCACATCCTTTGCCGCCTTCACTGCGGACTGGGCGAAGGTCACATTGTCGGGCGCCGACGTATATTGCTGTAAGGCACTCTTGAGCTTGGCCAGCTGCGCCGCCGCGGACTGGTCGAGTTCAGGATCATCGATCGTGACGGCAGCGACTTTCTGCAGGCCGTTGTAGAGCGCGTCCTGCTGAGCCGTATTCGCGACTGCCTTGACCACATTGTTGAACAATCCGGCGCTCGCGGCACGCTGGATGCCGTTGACGTAGACGCCACTGCCCGGCTGCGACACGATCAACGCATTCTTGCGCGAATATCCCTCTTGCTGCGTTCCCGCAATATTGCGCGAGATGACGGAAGACTGCACCCCTGCCGCCATAAGCGACGAACGAGCTGAGCTGAGCGCGATCGTAAGTGACATTGTGAGCCTCTGTCAGAATTGACGTACGACGCCTAGCGCTTCAGATTGACGAGCACATCGAGCAGATCCGCGCCGGTCTGGAACACCTTTGAATTCGCCGTATAGCCGCGCTGCGACTCGATCATCGCCGTCAGTTCATTGGCGAGATCGACGTTCGATGCCTCCAGCGCTTCAGATTTGATGGTGCCGAGCCCGCTATTTCCGGCATAATCGACCTGGATGTTTCCGGAATTGATGCTGACCGAATAAACGTTGCCCGCCTCCGGAGAGAGATTGTCCGGGCTCGGCACCGTCGCCAACGGAATCTTCCATGTCGCGATGCGTGTACCGTCGTCGAAGATCGAATACATCGTTCCATCGGCAGCAACTTCCACGCGATCGAGACCACTCGGAGCGTTTCCGTTGGTGGTGGCCTTGAACTGGAATTCGTCGGCGACCTGCGTCATGTTCGACATGTTGAAGGTAAAGGCCGAACCACCGGGAATGTTAAACGTCATCGACGTGGGGCTGGCCGCATCGAGACGTCCCTTACCGGTTGCGCTGACATCGAACGTGAAAGTCTGGGTCGCAAGCGGAGCGCCGGTATAGGGGAAGCCGCCGCCCGGCGCAGCATCGGCGCTGTTATAGATTTCGACGTCCCAGGTGTTGGCTGCGGTTTTGAACATATACATGTCCAGTTTCACCGCATTTCCGATGTTATCGTAAGTGATCAGCGAGGTCTTCGACGTGAAATTGGGGGCTCCGGTCGAGATCGCCGCATTAGCATCGAGATTGGCGCCGACGATGCTCGCTTCTGTGGTTGGATTCCCGACCAGCGTCTGCTGCGCGATGTTGACGACCTGCAGATTCCCGAGACCGTTGGCTACGACATCGGGCACTGCTCCGTTCTGCAGGCTATAGCCCATCAGATAGTAGCCGGCGGTGTTGTAGAGATTGCCCTGACCGTCCGGAACAAACGAGCCCGCGCGCGTCAGGAACGGTGTCCCACCGGCATTGCTGACAATAAAGAACCCGTTCCCCTGGATCGCAAGATCAGTCGCGGAGGTCGTGTAGTTCATCGTCCCGGGATCGGAGATCGCATAGCGAACCTGCGTCTCGACGCTGCCGGAGTTATAATTGCCGCTACCGCTGCGCAGGATGAGTGACGAGAACTCCGTCGAAGCGCGCTTGTAACCGGTGGTGTTCACATTCGCGATGTTATCGGCGACCGTTGCGAGTTTGTTCGACTGCGCATTCATGCCGGAGCCGCCCGTGCGCATCACACCATACAGACTCATCGATCATCCTCCGTTTGACGTGGGGGTATTAGAGTGGAGATTGCTTGCGCGGGGCTGGCGGTTATCCACAGGCTACCGCGATGCTGTACGTTCAGCGCAGAAGCTGCGCGCGTTATTGGTCCATGATCCGAAACCGCTCGCGACCAGACTGCCGATGACGCTGCAGATGTAGCGTTTCTGACCGACGACATTGTTCGGTCCGGCATTGTAACGGGCGACAGCCATGGTCCAGTTTCCTTCGCGCGCACGCAATTCTTTCAGAAATCGCGCTGCATATGCGACATTCCGCGCTGGATCGAACATCGCTTCCACACTGGTGAATTTCTCGCCGTGATAACGATGATTGATCTGCATGCAGCCGAGATCGACCAGCTTGGCGCCTTTGCGCTTTTCGTCCGCGAAACGCGCGACTGCATCGCGCAGGTCGGTGGCGAGGACGGTTCGGCCATCGACGTTCAGCGCATACGGATTGAGCACTCCCTTGCGCCCTGTCTCGCTGAGACCGACCGCATAGAGAACGCCGAGCGGCACGCCGTGCTGGCGCGCAGCACGCGCCATTTCCCGTTCGCACGGCCCATCAGCGCGCGCGACTTCCGGAACGCTAAAGATAGAGAGTGCTGCTGCGAATGCCGCGGATGCCTTGATCCTGCGGACGCTCGGCGGGAGTGTGCGATCGATCATGATCCTGCCTGTTCTGCCGTCCTCCGCCATGCCCATCGCCAGATGATCGGCTCGATGAGCCGCCATCCGTCTGCGAACCGTTCGACGATGACGTGGAGCCACGTTGATCCGAAGATGCCTGCTGTTGTTGCGGTTGTGACTGCGATTGGCCGTTGCTGATATTAGCGTCGGGTGTGCGCGTATGATCGATGGCGGTGATGTCGAAGCTGTAGCCGGCCGATTGCATCGCATCGGCCAGGGCCCCGCGCTCCTGACGCAGCAGATGCGTGGTCTCAAGCCGGTCTGCGGTGAGATGAACTTCGACGGAGGCGCCGGCGAGCCGCATCTTGATCGTCACGGAGCCGAGATTCGGCGGGTCGAGTTCGAGCGTCATCATCCGTACCGGACGACTTTCTGCGGATTTCACGAACTCCTGCGACGGCGGTTCGGCCACATGCGCGCTCTCGGGTGACGTCACGGCCGGAAGGTTGCTCGCCATCCGATCCACGATTTTTTGCAGCGTCGTCACCTGCTGGACAGGTTCGAAATGGGTTTCCTGCTCGCGAACAACGGCCTTGCTGATGGGAGCCGGTTTCGTATCCACCGTTTCGACGGATGCGGTGAACCGCTTGGGAGCGGGCCCATCGATATCCGGAATATCCATATCCACCGTATTTGCAGCCCCCGTCCATTCAGGCGACTTGTCCTCGGTGTCGAGAACGACACGTGACGTCGAAGACTGCGACGCCGAACTATCATCTCGCTCTGAGTTTTGCTGCGCATGGCCCAGCTTCGACATCACGGCGCTGAGGATGGCATTCGGATCGCGCCAGTCCTGTATCGTCGCTGCGGCTGGCTTGCCTTCTCCGGCGGACTTCGGCGTATCCTCTTCCTTCTCCAGCTGCTCGCTTGCAACCGGCTTTGGCTTTACCTCGCCTGCGAGCTCGGCGAGAACCGCCGATGCCTCGAGGGTTGGCGTTGCCGCAACTGTTGCGAGATGCACAGTATTTTTGACGTTCTTCGGAATAACAGGCGACTTGTCTCTAGAGACTTGCCGCATCTGCTCGCGGAAATGCTCGGCCTTCTCCTTCCCTTCCTTGGAATGGAGCCCACCGTTCGGTCCACCCCTCCCACCCGCTTTCGCAGACGCGAGCTGACCAAACATAGCCGTCAAAAGATCGGCCTGGCTCATCGCATCTTCTCCTTCAATTGATCCTGCGATTGATCGAGCAGCTTTTGTGCGTGGTCCACAACGGCCATCGACCGGGTAAAATCTATCCGCGGACGCATCACCGTCTTGGGGCCCGTATCGCTGCTGCCCTTGGCGGCTTCCGGCAATGCTTTGCGAACATTCAGTCCAATGGACAGTGCGGCCGCCTGTAGTTCGGCGTCCCGCTCCGACAGTTTGCTCTTGTCGATCTTTTCAAGCTCAGCAATAGCTTGACTATGCCCCTGTGTGACGACGCGCGCGGCGGCGTGATAGAGCTGCGCACGCAGACGCTCGGGGCTGCTCTCATCGGACAGGACAAAAGCACGCTCGGCCGCGAGAGCGGCCATACTTGTCTTGCCGCGCACGAGTGCAGTACGTGCAATCAACAGATACAAGCCACGCTGGCTGCTCCGATCAAGATGATCGAGAACCGCAACCAGCCGCGGGAAACGATCTGGCCGCTGCGCAAAACTGAAACGTGCGACAGAGAGCGCAAAACGTTGGCGGAAATTCCCTGCATAAATGGAATGACGGAAGCGGCGGAAATAGCGGGTGGCCAACGCCTCGAACTTGTCGAAATCGTCATCCTGGCCGACGATGAAGATCTCACGGCGCAAGGCTGCCTCCTCCACGAGAGTTCCAGGCATCATGAGACGGACGTCATCGAGCAACGCGATCGCTGCTTTGGGATCTTCCTGCGCGATCAACGCCGATTGCACCAGGGCGATCTCTGCGCCGAGCGTCGCTGGCAGGCTACGCGGCTTGATATGGCCGAGCTTGGCTTTAGCCTCGTCGATCCGTCCTTCAACATAGGCAATGGCGCCATCGACGGTCGATTCGTCGATGTTCATCACATTGCGCGCACGGAGCGATGCAAGGACTTGCGGCGAACCGCCGCTCAACAGGAACGTCACTGCCGCGCGCGCGTTGCGCGGTTCCTTCCACAGCTCAGAGTCCGTCTTCAGAAAGCTGTCGCCAATTCGCTTCAGCAGTGCCGGCTGCGCATTGTGGGCTTCGAGATCTCCTCGCGCGATCTGATCCTGTAACATCTGCAACGAGCGGACCATCTGATACGGCTGACGCGCCGGTTCATCGACCTGCTGCGCATTGGCGGTGCCAATGTACATGACCAGCATGACCGCGGCTGTCCTGCAAAAGATCATAGCGTCGGCGCACGGATCAGGATCTCGATCCGCCGGTTCTGAGCCGCCAGCGGGTCGCTTTGGTCCTTCAAACGACGATCGGCATAGCCTTCGATCCGCTCGACACGCGCCGCGTCAAGCCCGCCCCGCACCAGCATGTGATAGGCCATGTGAGCGCGCGCCGTGGAAAGTCGCCAATTGTCGTATTCCGCTGTTCGGAACACACGCGCATCGGTATGTCCGCGTACGATCACCTGACCGCGGTTCTGAGCGATCATCGGCGTGATCTTGTCCAGCGTGCGCACCAGGCCTGGCGTCGGTTCGGCTGAGCCGTTGGCGAACATGCCATAGTTTGCGTCATCGGTGAGATTGACGAGCAGACCTTCCGGCGTCTCGCGCACTTCGGCAACGGGATGCACCGCACCAAGCGTCGCCAGCGCCGCGGATATAGTTGACTGCAGTTTTGCCGCATCCGTTTGCGTCGTCTTTTCCACCTGTGCCTGCGGCTTATCGGTCTTTGCAGGAGGCTTCTCCGCCGCACTCAGTTTCATGTCGGCCACGGCGTTGGGTTTGGCGACATCATCAGAGAACAGACCGACAGGTTTTGGCGGATCAAGCTTCTCGGATTTCGGCGGAGTGGAGCTGGTGCCGGCCGTCTCCTGAACGAGCGTGCCGGTGGCATCCGGCTTCGGATCGGCCGGACGAGGCTCCTGCCCCTCGGTGACGGTCGCTATATCTTCACCATAAGGGAGGCTCCCCGCATCTTTACGGCCGGCGGGCATCCTTTCAAGGGACGAAATTGATGCCATCGGCCAGTTGATCGGATCGAACGGATCGCGATAGGCCTCGCCGCCTTTCAGCCCTTCCCTACGCGTCTGGTCGAGCGCGCCGCTAGTCTGACCGGTGCGCGGCGGCCCACCGGCAATCTCCGTAAGCACCGCATAAGGGTCGCGGAACAACGTCGCCTCGCCATAGCGGGGTTGCGGCGGCTGGGGCTGGACCACATCCGTCGTTGGCTGGCCGGGCTCCGGAAGGGGCGATTTGATATTCCCCTCAGTGGCCTTGCCGGGATCGACGCGGCGCGCATCGTTGACGCCTTTCCGATCCGGCGTCGAATCCGTCAGCTTGATCGGGTTGAAGTAGGTCGCGACGCTTTCGCGCGCTTCCTGACTGGTGACATTGATCAGCCACATCACCAGGAAGAACGCCATCATCGCCGTCATGAAATCCGCATAGGCGATCTTCCAGACGCTATTCTTTGTCTCGCTTGCATCCAGAGAGCTGCGGCGACGAATAATCAGAATTTCGGTTGGTTGCTGGTCGGCCATTTTAGCTTTGAAGCGCCAGTTTCAGTCGATCGGTCCAGACCTTGAGCTGCGTTTCGAGCACGACCTGATCGATCGTAATCGACGCCTCAAGCTCGGGACCGGGACGCAACTCGATAGCTATGGCACGGACACCGAGCTTGTTTCGGATCAGTTCGAGCAATTCGGACGGGCCGGTCAGACGCAGGACCGGGCGCCGTACATCGGTCGCGATCGACGACAGGTGATCGATGAAACTGGCAACAGCCTGCCTTTGCGCGGCGCTGATGATCATCGGCTCCAGAATGCGTGCCGTGACGCCGGCGATCCTGCTCTGCAGATCGTTGCCGGCCTCGGTCACATCGGCCGCAAGCTTTGCGGCGGTCTCATTGAGCAGTTGCCGGCGCTCTTCGGCTGCCTGCGCGACAAATCCCTGCCGTTCTTGCTCCAGCTTCTGCTCGAACTCCGTCCTCGCCTTGGCATAGCCATCGGCGAGACCGCGCTCATAACCGTCGTCTTCCACGGCAACCGGATTCTTCTCCATCAACGGCTGTGGTTGTGGCCCACGCGGCTGCTTTTCGATCAGCGGTTGATGCTGTGAACGGACGGCGGAATGATGCAGGTGATCGAACGGAACGACGCGACTGCGCGGCTTGACAGGATCCGGCCGATCGAAATCCGCGATCAATCGGGCGACTTTCTCTGCGCTCATGCCGGCTCCTCCTGTCTAATCCACTGCTTGAGAATGGCGGCGGCCTGTTTCTCATCGAGCTGGATTATCTGCTCCAATCGCTTCTGCGGGGCATTCTGAATACTGGTCGAGACGTCCTGAATGAGATTCGGCGGCGGTTCGTTAGCCAGCACCGCCATCGTCGTGGCGCCGCCGGCGGCGCTACCGCCCGTCAAAGCATTGGTTTCAGCCTGGAACTGGGCGGCTTCGTCCGTCTTTGCACTCGCCAGGATCGTATTGATCGCGGGACGCAGACCGAACCAGATCAGCATGCCGGCAACCGCAAGGATCGTGATGGCGCTCACCAGGCTTCCCGCCTGACGCATCATGACTTCCGTGAAGGTAATGGACGGCACAGGCGCCATATCGCGCGCGCCCTCCATGAACTCGACCGCCGAGACCTGAATCTGATCGCCGCGCGGCTTGTCGATGCCGGCCGCGGTTGCCGCGATCTGTGCGATCTCGGCAACCTTGGCGTCAATGGCCGCATCGCTGGCTTTGTCGCCAAGACTGGCCGCCAAGCGCGGTCGATTGACCAGCACCGCCAGGAACATCTTGTTCACCACGTAACCGTCGCTCACCGTCGTCACCGTCTTCGACGAAACCTCATAATTGGTGATGTCCTCGCGGCGTTGCTTCTCGTCGCTGGAGTTTTTCGCCCCGTTCGCATTGACCTGCTGATCCGGGAGGTTCTGCTGAACCGTCGTCGGCTGCTGCCGGTCTGCACTTTGCGACGATTCCTTCTCACGCACCGCGCGGACCGAGCGCTGCACGCGCGAATCCGGATCGTAGGTGGTCTCGTTGGTCTGCCGCTTGTCGGTCGACAACTGAGTCGCAACGCTTACTTCGAAATTGTCCAGACCGAGATAGGGTGTCAGCGCACGGCTGACGTTCTCCTGGATGGATCGACTGACGACGCGCTGCAGATTGGCCATCGTGGTCGGAGTCGCTCCGATGCCTCCACCATCATCGTCAGAAAGCAACGAGCCGTTGCTGTCGAGCACTGTAACCTTGTCCGCCGTCATGCCGGGGACGGCAGCAGCCACAAGATGACGGACCGAGCGCGCGGTGCGGGCGTCCGCCGGTCCTTCCGTTCGCAGCACCACCGATGCCGACGGCGGCAACTGTTCCCGGCGGAAGGACCCCCGCGCCGGAATTACAATATGAACGCGTGCAGCCTTGACATCCTTGAGCACTTGAATCGTCCGCGCAATCTCGCCCTCGAGGGCGCGCACACGCGTCACTTCCTGCATGAAGGACGTCAGTCCGAGCGATCCGATCTTGTCGAACAGTTCATAACCACCGCTGGTGTTGCTGGGCAGGCCTTTGTCCGCCAGCAGCGTGCGCGCCTGCGCCGTCTGCGCCGGGCGGACATAAATGGTATCACCCGCCGAGTTGATGTCGAAGGCGATGTTGGCATCGCGCAGTACTGAACCGACGCGCGAGACATCCTCGCGACTGAGGCCGGCATAGAGCGTATTGTACTCCGGCCGACTGAGATAATAGGCACCGCCGCCAACGCCGGCGAAGACCGCGACCCCAATCACCGCAAGCAGAATGAGACGCTTGGTACCGAGCTCCAGGAGATTGTTCCAGAGCTTCTGCGCATGCTCGCGATTGACCATCGAATCCTCTGCCCACTTTCGACACGATCATCGATTGCGAAGCTTGTCCGAGCATTACGAGATGCTTAACGCGCGATGGCCGCGCTATTGCTAGCGCGGCCATTTTAGATCGTATGGGCGCGAGATTAACCGCGGAACAGCGACAGGATGCTCTGGCTGCCCGAGTTGGCGATCGACAGCGCCTGAATGCCGAGCTGCTGCTGCGTCTGCAGAGCCTGGAGGCGGGTCGATTCGGCGTTCATGTCAGCGTCGACGAGCTGGCCGATACCGCGATCGAGCGAGTCTGTCAGGACCTTCACGAAATCCTGCTGCAGGCCGATACGGTTCTTGATGGCGCCGAGATTGGTGGCGGCATCGGTGATCGTGCCCAGCGCGTTGTCAACGCCGGCGATATAGGTTTCCAGCGCGGCGAGGTCGGTCGCGCTGTCCGTGAACTTCGAGATGTCGAGGTTCGCAACGCTGAATTCGCCCCAGGCGCCGTTCTGATAGACGTCATAGGTCTTGTCGAGAATGCCCTTCTCGGTCTTGACGCCGGCACTCGCTGGAGCCTGCGCCGTCACGGCGCCGCCGGTGGAACCGCCATCGGTATCGGTGGTGGCGATCGACGTGGTGCTGGCGTTCTTGATCTCGATCGTCTTGCCATCGGCGTTGATGCCGACGGTAAGGCCTTCGATGCCCAGACCGTTCAGCGCCTTGGCGACGTCCTGAATCGTGGACTTCTGCGACACGTTCAACGTGGTCGTGGTGGTGCCCGCAGCGGTCGTAACGGCGAAAGCGATCGTCCCGGCGGTCGTCGGCGGCGTGGCGGCCGCGTCACCGACGGTCGCGGGATCGAAAGTGAGCGTCGTGGTGGTGGCGGCAGCGTGAGCTGTCTTGTAGGCAGTGTCCAGCGTCTTGTCGTAGAGCTTGATCGCATCGAGGTCGACGGTCAGGGTATCGACCGAGACGACGCCGCCAGCGCGGGAGAACGACGACACAACCGACTTGCTCGAGTTGTAGGTCGCCTGCTGCGAGTCCACCGAGATCCAGTTTTCACCGTTGAACACGGCGCTGTCGGCGGTGTTCTTCAGCTGCTTCTGGAGTTCGGTGATTTCTGACTGGATCTTGGCACGATCGACGCCTGGTGTACGGGCAGCAACCAGCTTCTCCTTGATCGACGAAACGACGTCCACCGTGCCTTCCAGGCCCGTATACATCGTGTCGATGGTGGCGGCGCCGAGACCGAGAGCGTCCTGCACGGCACCCAGAGCCTGCACGTCCGAACGCATCGTGGTGGCGATCGACCAGTAAGCGGCGTTGTCCGAAGCCGTCGCGACGCGGTACCCGGTCGAGATGCGGTTCATCGTGGTGGAGAGGTTGGAGTTGACCGAGCGCAGCGTCTGCAGCGCGGTCATCGCCTGGGAGTTGGTCATCAAGCTAGACATTGTATGTCCCTTTAATTCGATTTGAATGTTTGCGGGGGACATACCGGACTTTCACCGGTACGACAGGGCGGCATCATGCCTTTGGAATTGTCGACGTCTGGTCGATCCAACCTGTCGTGAATTGCACGCTATCCGCCAAACCTTACCCAAAGCTGAAGTCGGCGAAAAGCCATATAGTTAACGGCGCGTACCCTCGTTCATCCAGTTCGATGAAAATGCCGCGCTACAAGAACGATTTGACAAGACCAACCGACAGCAGATTCCAGCCATCGATCAATACGAAGAATAACACCTTGAATGGCAGTGCGAACACCGTTGGCGGCATCATCATCATGCCCATCGACATGGTCAGTGTCGCCACGATCATGTCGATGACAAGAAACGGCATGACGACGAGGAAACCGATCTCGAATGCACGTCGCAACTCCGACACCATGAAGGCGGGAATGATGATCCGCAAATCGATCCGTTGACCGTCGAGCTTCACTTTCAGGCTTTCTGCCGCCAAATTCTCGAAAGTCTGGAGATCCTTCTCCCGCACATGCTGCAGCATGAATTCGCGGAACGGATCCGTGATGCGCGAATAGGCTTCCTGTTCACTGATTTCGTTCTTCATCAAAGGCTGCACGCCATTCTGCCAGGCGCGATCGAATGTCGGGGCCATGACGTAGAAGGTGAGAAAAAGCGCGAGGCTGATCATCACGATGTTTGACGGCGTGGTCTGCAAACCAAGACCTGTGCGCAGGAACGACAAGGCGACGACAAAACGGGTAAAACTCGTCACCATGATCAAGAGCCCCGGCGCGAGTGACAGCACCGTGAGCAGCGCAACCATTTGAATGATGCGACCGGAAGCGCTTCCCTCGCCCTGCGGCAGCAAGGTCGACAGATCCGGAATCTGCGCCATCGCCGTCGTCGGCAACAGAACAGCGATCAGAATCAAAAGCGCACGCGTCATTGCACCACCAGCGTCTCGATGATCAACTCGCGTACCTTGCCGCTGGAGCGTGTCACCGCACGTTCATTCAGGTCCTCGCGCAGATACTGCAAGCCACGCGCGCCTTCGATCTGGCTCGGCGTGAGCGTACGCAGATAGGCGACGATATCCTCGCCGACCTTGGAGGTCAGCACATAAGCCTCTTCTTCGTTGAGCTTGTCGGTAACGATCGAGGCCTCCATCCTGATCCAGGTATTCGGCGGTGCCGCCAGATTCGTCGTGACGGGCGAGATCTTGCGTAACCGGTCATTGGGGTTGAAGGCGGACGCGACCGGTTTTTCGACCACTTCCTTCTTGCTGTCAGCAAGGCGCTCCACCGCCGAAAGCATGTAGAAGCTGGCGAGCGTTCCGGCGCCCGCTGACAATCCGGAGACCACCAGCAGCGCGATCATCCATTGCAGGATGCCCCGGCCCGGCCCTTCATTCTCGACGTCATCGGCCATGGTCGATCCTCATCAGAACGGCGCGACCCGATCGTAGACTTGCTGGCCCCAGTTCGGCTGCTGCACTTCCATGATGCGGCCACGGCCACCATAGGAGATGCGGGCCTCCGCGATCTTCTCATAGGGAACCGTGTTGGCACGACCGATATCGATCGGACGCACGATGCCGCCGACATTGACGATACGCATCTCGTAATTGACACGCATTTCCTGCGAACCGCTGATCAGCAGGTTGCCGTTCGGCAGCACATCGACGACGACCGCGGCAATCGAGAAACGCACTTCCTCGGCGCGGTCGATCTTCCCCGATCCCTTGCTGGATGATTGCGAACTCACATTGGTATCGAAGCTCCCGGTCGAAGCCCATTTGGCGATGTCGGCCGCATAGTCCGCGCCGAGCTTGATCTGCGAATCGCGCGACCGGTCCGTTTTGTTGTCCAGAATCGCCTTGTCGTTCATGGTGACATTGACGGTAAGGATGTCGCCGATCCGGCTGGCCCG
Coding sequences within:
- a CDS encoding flagellar hook protein FlgE is translated as MSLYGVMRTGGSGMNAQSNKLATVADNIANVNTTGYKRASTEFSSLILRSGSGNYNSGSVETQVRYAISDPGTMNYTTSATDLAIQGNGFFIVSNAGGTPFLTRAGSFVPDGQGNLYNTAGYYLMGYSLQNGAVPDVVANGLGNLQVVNIAQQTLVGNPTTEASIVGANLDANAAISTGAPNFTSKTSLITYDNIGNAVKLDMYMFKTAANTWDVEIYNSADAAPGGGFPYTGAPLATQTFTFDVSATGKGRLDAASPTSMTFNIPGGSAFTFNMSNMTQVADEFQFKATTNGNAPSGLDRVEVAADGTMYSIFDDGTRIATWKIPLATVPSPDNLSPEAGNVYSVSINSGNIQVDYAGNSGLGTIKSEALEASNVDLANELTAMIESQRGYTANSKVFQTGADLLDVLVNLKR
- a CDS encoding flagellar hook-length control protein FliK, producing the protein MSQADLLTAMFGQLASAKAGGRGGPNGGLHSKEGKEKAEHFREQMRQVSRDKSPVIPKNVKNTVHLATVAATPTLEASAVLAELAGEVKPKPVASEQLEKEEDTPKSAGEGKPAAATIQDWRDPNAILSAVMSKLGHAQQNSERDDSSASQSSTSRVVLDTEDKSPEWTGAANTVDMDIPDIDGPAPKRFTASVETVDTKPAPISKAVVREQETHFEPVQQVTTLQKIVDRMASNLPAVTSPESAHVAEPPSQEFVKSAESRPVRMMTLELDPPNLGSVTIKMRLAGASVEVHLTADRLETTHLLRQERGALADAMQSAGYSFDITAIDHTRTPDANISNGQSQSQPQQQQASSDQRGSTSSSNGSQTDGGSSSRSSGDGHGGGRQNRQDHDRSHTPAERPQDQGIRGIRSSTLYL
- a CDS encoding MotB family protein, coding for MADQQPTEILIIRRRSSLDASETKNSVWKIAYADFMTAMMAFFLVMWLINVTSQEARESVATYFNPIKLTDSTPDRKGVNDARRVDPGKATEGNIKSPLPEPGQPTTDVVQPQPPQPRYGEATLFRDPYAVLTEIAGGPPRTGQTSGALDQTRREGLKGGEAYRDPFDPINWPMASISSLERMPAGRKDAGSLPYGEDIATVTEGQEPRPADPKPDATGTLVQETAGTSSTPPKSEKLDPPKPVGLFSDDVAKPNAVADMKLSAAEKPPAKTDKPQAQVEKTTQTDAAKLQSTISAALATLGAVHPVAEVRETPEGLLVNLTDDANYGMFANGSAEPTPGLVRTLDKITPMIAQNRGQVIVRGHTDARVFRTAEYDNWRLSTARAHMAYHMLVRGGLDAARVERIEGYADRRLKDQSDPLAAQNRRIEILIRAPTL
- a CDS encoding chemotaxis protein encodes the protein MIFCRTAAVMLVMYIGTANAQQVDEPARQPYQMVRSLQMLQDQIARGDLEAHNAQPALLKRIGDSFLKTDSELWKEPRNARAAVTFLLSGGSPQVLASLRARNVMNIDESTVDGAIAYVEGRIDEAKAKLGHIKPRSLPATLGAEIALVQSALIAQEDPKAAIALLDDVRLMMPGTLVEEAALRREIFIVGQDDDFDKFEALATRYFRRFRHSIYAGNFRQRFALSVARFSFAQRPDRFPRLVAVLDHLDRSSQRGLYLLIARTALVRGKTSMAALAAERAFVLSDESSPERLRAQLYHAAARVVTQGHSQAIAELEKIDKSKLSERDAELQAAALSIGLNVRKALPEAAKGSSDTGPKTVMRPRIDFTRSMAVVDHAQKLLDQSQDQLKEKMR
- the flgK gene encoding flagellar hook-associated protein FlgK; the protein is MSLTIALSSARSSLMAAGVQSSVISRNIAGTQQEGYSRKNALIVSQPGSGVYVNGIQRAASAGLFNNVVKAVANTAQQDALYNGLQKVAAVTIDDPELDQSAAAQLAKLKSALQQYTSAPDNVTFAQSAVKAAKDVATSLNDSTTTVQKARADADAEMATSVRTINELLAQFEQVNTTIVKGTTAGADVTDHLDMRDSILSKLSQEVGVTFTTRANNDMVIYTDSGVTLFEKTARTVTFDATNSYTAGLTGNAVVIDGVAVTGANSVMPIGSGKLAGLAALRDDKLVTYQNQLDEIARGVIEIFAEQDQSGGGGPALTGLFTYSGGPAMPAPGVINPGLAGTIRVADAVDQALGGNPSLIRDGGINGANYIYNAGGEAGFFARIQGLVDDMGTARPFDPNALGKPSGTLIDFAGSSVSWLEAQRKTVGDAATYNQTLLERSADALSNVNGVNMDDEMSFMLQIERTFSASSKLIATIDQMFQNLLQAVR
- a CDS encoding transglycosylase SLT domain-containing protein, producing MARAARQHGVPLGVLYAVGLSETGRKGVLNPYALNVDGRTVLATDLRDAVARFADEKRKGAKLVDLGCMQINHRYHGEKFTSVEAMFDPARNVAYAARFLKELRAREGNWTMAVARYNAGPNNVVGQKRYICSVIGSLVASGFGSWTNNARSFCAERTASR